AACCGGTTGGTGCCAGGCTGTTGCACAGAAGTGACAAACCATCTCTGCGGCGGGTTGCCTGACTCCTCCGCTTGTTGCGAGGACAGGATGCCGCTCGTCTGGGGGACTGTTCGCTCACCGTTGTAGAACCGGGCGGATGGTATGCTGTTGGCAAATTGATCTTGGAAGAAAGGCTGCATGGTGTAGCGGGTTCCAGGTACGATCTGATGGGACCGAGGGGAATCCGTGGGTGACGGGGTCAATCGATCATTTTCTGGAGCCGTGAACATACtgaggagattttaaaaaaaaaggaacagAACATTGATGAAATCATTATTACACAACAAGCTATAAAAGGAGAAAAGGAAAAGTTACCTGAATTCAACATATTGAAAGCATATACTTACGAATCATAGTTGTCTCTAAAACCTTTGGCAAATGGATTGTGATCAATTTTGAGCTGTGTGatctaataataaaaaaaacttcatAAAATCTCTGTTGCCAACTTCTCAATTTATGTTACCATTTTTAAAATGTTGCAAATCAAACTTACGTCAGTGTTCTGATAGGCAGTCACTGCAATAAACTGGGTTTCAGGGAAGGTGTAAGTCTGTGTTTTTGAGGAGTCACTGATATCTTCTGCACCATCTTCACTCACCTCCACGATATGCAGCTGTGGTTGGTATTTATGTAAGGACTGCAACACCACCATCTGCATCAATGAAAAATACTCTTTCTAATTCTCTCACATGGGTGTTGGCCACAATTACAGGTTAACACATCACAGACTGGCCCTGGCTGCCTCACCTGAGTGTTGTTGTTGGTTGCACCCTTGTTGTTAGTCAGCTTAAGCTTCCCGAAGGAAATCTCCTGTCTCATCCAGTGAGCCCCAGTGTTTGGAGATTCAGGGTGGACGTAAGCTCTGTTACCTGGAAGCAGTCAAAGTGAAGTGCAATGCTGTGAATAACACTGAGAAGAGAAACCTCAGACACCATGGTAGCAAAGTGGTTAGTGCGATGCTATTACGGTTTGGGGCCCtggagttcagggttcaattctggtatcgtctgtagggagtttgtacattctccccatgccaGAGTAggaagacgtactggttagaaGATTAATTGATCGTTATAAATTATCCTGTGACTGGGCGAGGattaaacaggtgggttgctgggtggtgtagctcattgggccagaagagtCTATTCAGCACAGTACCTCTAACTAAatcaaatacatttaaaaaatccATTCTTTGTGAATTTGAGTAATTTCAGTTTGAAAATGGGTTATTCATCATTTTGAATGATTAATACGAACTGACACCTTACAAGGTTTTAAAATTGTTTATAAGGTGTCAAAAATGAAACAGTTTatgcttttgtacattggttgtcagtctttgtgtatagtcttcattgattctattgtatttctgtgaatgcctgcgagaaaatgaatttcaggtatatggtgacataaatgtactttgataataaatttacactgAACTTTGTACTTTATTTGGTGAAATTTCTTTGAGGGAATGAATTGAACTTCATCAGCCTTTCATTCCAAATAGACATTTTGTCCTTTCCCCTTTCCAGTCAAgtagtgggcaaaaatgcctgaCACCACCCACCAAGGACAGCTTTGAGCCCAGTATTATAAGGCTATTGATTCACTAGTACAATGAGATAGTCTctcaacctcacaatctaccacaTTGGGACCTTGCACctgattgtctgcctgcactttctctgtgataGTAACACCTTATCCTGTATCCTGTTGCTTCACTGCGTATTACACCTTTGTGCACTGTTGTGATGAATTGATCTgtttgaacagtatgcaagacaagttttccgctgtacatgtgaaaataataaatcaattccattaT
Above is a window of Hypanus sabinus isolate sHypSab1 chromosome 20, sHypSab1.hap1, whole genome shotgun sequence DNA encoding:
- the LOC132378253 gene encoding eomesodermin homolog isoform X3, with product MFPFLSFNISALNPTSHYNVFVEIVLSDPNHWRFQGGKWVTCGKADNNIQGNRAYVHPESPNTGAHWMRQEISFGKLKLTNNKGATNNNTQMVVLQSLHKYQPQLHIVEVSEDGAEDISDSSKTQTYTFPETQFIAVTAYQNTDITQLKIDHNPFAKGFRDNYDSMFTAPENDRLTPSPTDSPRSHQIVPGTRYTMQPFFQDQFANSIPSARFYNGERTVPQTSGILSSQQAEESGNPPQRWFVTSVQQPGTNRLDFTSYDADYATNALLPYGLKPLPIQSTHSLSYYPDPTFAWGSRNSQYQRKIAPGLTWSSRTSPSTFPEDQVLSNEEKSREEANSPWIETPPSIKSMDSDSGLYENACKRRRVSAGNSSTESSPTIKCETITPKEYSKDGTKAMGYYTFYTSP